The following are from one region of the Vibrio hyugaensis genome:
- the acnB gene encoding bifunctional aconitate hydratase 2/2-methylisocitrate dehydratase, which translates to MLEAYRKHVEERAAEGVVPKPLDAEQVAGLVELLKNPPQGEEAFILDLLENRIPPGVDEAAYVKAGFLTAVAKGEVSSPLVSREKAAELLGTMQGGYNIAPLVEFLDDDVLAAIAAKALSHTLLMFDAFYDVEEKAKAGNTFAQQVLQSWAEAEWFTTKEKVAEKITVKVFKVTGETNTDDLSPAPDAWSRPDIPVHAKAMLKMERDGINPDQPGSVGPINQIEELQKDGIPLAYVGDVVGTGSSRKSATNSVLWFMGEDIPFVPNKRTGGICLGGKIAPIFYNTMEDSGALPIELNVQDMNMGDVIDIYPYEGVVRKEGSEISSFELSKVLLDEVRAGGRIPLIIGRGLTSRARVALGLEETDLFAKPVDPTASDKGYTLAQKMVGKACGVEGVRAGQYCEPKMTTVGSQDTTGPMTRDELKDLACLGFSADLVMQSFCHTSAYPKPVDVNTHHTLPDFIMNRGGVSLRPGDGVIHSWLNRMLLPDTVGTGGDSHTRFPLGISFPAGSGLVAFAAATGVMPLDMPESILVRFKGEMQPGITLRDLVHAIPLYGIKQGLLTVEKAGKINEFSGRVLEIEGVEHLSVEQAFELSDASAERSAAGCTVKLSQESIDEYLNSNITMLKWMISEGYGDRRTIERRITAMEEWLANPELMEADSDAEYAHVIEIDLAEINEPILCAPNDPDDARLLSDVQGTQIDEVFIGSCMTNIGHFRAAGKLLDKFNGQLDTRLWVAPPTKMDRDQLTEEGYYGIYGRAGVRIETPGCSLCMGNQARVADKATVMSTSTRNFPNRLGTGANVYLSSAELAAVGAILGKIPTKEEYLSYMDQIDATAADTYRYLNFHKMEQYTKKADDVIFQEPA; encoded by the coding sequence GTGCTTGAAGCCTACCGTAAACACGTCGAAGAGCGTGCTGCCGAAGGAGTTGTTCCTAAACCGCTAGACGCAGAACAAGTTGCTGGACTTGTTGAACTTCTGAAAAATCCCCCGCAAGGTGAAGAAGCCTTTATTCTTGACCTGCTAGAGAACCGTATCCCACCGGGCGTAGACGAAGCGGCTTATGTTAAAGCTGGCTTTTTGACGGCGGTTGCTAAAGGCGAAGTATCGTCTCCACTTGTTAGCCGTGAAAAGGCAGCAGAATTACTAGGTACGATGCAAGGTGGTTATAACATCGCTCCGCTCGTCGAGTTTTTAGATGATGATGTTCTTGCCGCTATAGCAGCAAAAGCACTGTCTCATACCCTGTTAATGTTTGATGCTTTCTATGATGTTGAAGAAAAAGCGAAAGCGGGCAACACGTTCGCTCAACAAGTTCTTCAATCTTGGGCGGAAGCCGAGTGGTTTACAACGAAAGAGAAAGTAGCGGAAAAAATCACGGTTAAAGTCTTTAAGGTAACCGGTGAAACTAACACCGATGATCTGTCTCCAGCTCCAGATGCTTGGTCTCGTCCAGATATTCCAGTACACGCGAAAGCGATGCTTAAGATGGAACGTGATGGCATCAACCCGGATCAACCTGGCAGCGTTGGTCCAATCAACCAAATTGAAGAACTGCAAAAAGACGGCATTCCACTAGCATACGTAGGTGATGTTGTTGGTACGGGTTCTTCGCGTAAATCAGCGACCAACTCAGTATTATGGTTTATGGGCGAAGATATCCCATTTGTACCAAACAAGCGTACTGGTGGTATCTGTCTAGGCGGTAAGATTGCGCCTATCTTCTACAATACGATGGAAGATTCAGGAGCGTTACCAATTGAACTAAACGTACAAGACATGAATATGGGCGATGTGATCGACATTTACCCGTACGAAGGTGTGGTTCGTAAAGAAGGTTCTGAGATCTCAAGCTTTGAACTGAGTAAAGTGCTGCTTGATGAGGTACGTGCTGGTGGTCGTATTCCATTGATCATCGGTCGTGGTCTAACGAGCCGTGCTCGAGTAGCTCTTGGTCTTGAAGAGACAGATTTGTTTGCTAAACCCGTTGATCCAACTGCTTCTGACAAAGGTTATACATTAGCTCAGAAGATGGTAGGTAAAGCATGTGGCGTAGAAGGTGTGCGTGCTGGTCAATATTGTGAGCCTAAGATGACAACGGTAGGTTCTCAGGATACGACAGGCCCTATGACGCGTGATGAGCTAAAAGATCTTGCGTGTCTTGGTTTCTCAGCGGATCTCGTGATGCAGTCATTCTGTCATACGTCAGCATATCCGAAACCAGTCGACGTGAACACGCACCACACACTACCTGATTTCATTATGAACCGTGGCGGTGTATCGCTTCGTCCAGGCGATGGTGTTATCCACTCATGGCTGAACCGTATGCTTCTGCCAGATACTGTTGGTACTGGTGGTGATTCGCATACTCGTTTCCCTCTGGGTATTTCATTCCCAGCAGGTTCTGGTCTAGTGGCATTTGCAGCAGCAACAGGCGTTATGCCTCTTGATATGCCTGAATCAATCTTGGTTCGTTTTAAAGGTGAGATGCAGCCAGGTATCACGCTACGTGATCTTGTACACGCCATTCCTCTATACGGTATCAAGCAAGGCCTGTTAACAGTAGAGAAAGCGGGTAAGATCAACGAATTCTCAGGCCGTGTCCTAGAAATTGAAGGTGTTGAACACCTGTCTGTGGAACAAGCATTTGAACTTTCAGATGCATCGGCAGAGCGCTCAGCAGCGGGTTGTACTGTGAAGCTTTCTCAAGAGTCGATTGATGAATACCTAAACTCGAACATCACTATGCTTAAATGGATGATTTCGGAAGGTTACGGTGACCGTCGTACAATCGAACGTCGTATTACTGCGATGGAAGAGTGGTTAGCAAACCCAGAGTTGATGGAAGCAGATTCAGACGCTGAATACGCACATGTGATTGAAATCGATCTAGCGGAAATCAACGAACCAATTCTTTGTGCACCTAACGATCCAGATGATGCGCGTCTTCTGTCTGACGTTCAGGGTACTCAGATTGATGAAGTATTTATCGGTTCTTGTATGACGAACATTGGTCACTTCCGTGCAGCAGGTAAATTGCTCGACAAGTTTAACGGCCAGCTTGATACTCGCTTATGGGTAGCACCACCAACCAAGATGGACCGTGACCAACTAACTGAAGAAGGTTACTACGGTATTTATGGCCGTGCCGGCGTTCGTATTGAAACGCCAGGGTGCTCGCTATGTATGGGTAACCAGGCTCGTGTTGCGGATAAAGCAACGGTAATGTCGACGTCTACTCGTAACTTCCCGAATCGTCTAGGTACTGGTGCGAACGTTTATCTATCATCGGCTGAACTTGCAGCGGTTGGTGCGATTCTAGGTAAGATTCCAACTAAGGAAGAATACCTGTCTTACATGGACCAGATTGATGCGACAGCAGCAGACACATACCGCTACTTGAATTTCCACAAGATGGAACAGTACACCAAGAAAGCAGATGATGTGATCTTCCAAGAGCCTGCATAA
- a CDS encoding YacL family protein yields MEFEFIRNTLMGEYYVKCSMGHEIVGRWLQEEIGKDPAKIAQVEALINQAFSSPSQEHRLTGAEISLMIHGDEVLVQENALGHEYEVEMESEFDFYDAESTASCGIEDFCALIEQWKDFLNI; encoded by the coding sequence ATGGAATTTGAATTCATCCGCAACACATTGATGGGCGAATACTATGTCAAATGCAGCATGGGGCATGAGATTGTGGGTCGTTGGTTGCAAGAAGAAATAGGCAAAGACCCAGCAAAAATTGCTCAGGTAGAAGCTTTAATTAATCAGGCATTTTCTTCGCCATCTCAAGAGCATAGATTAACCGGTGCAGAGATCAGTTTGATGATCCACGGTGATGAGGTGCTAGTGCAAGAAAACGCACTGGGCCATGAGTATGAAGTGGAAATGGAAAGCGAGTTTGATTTCTACGATGCAGAGAGTACAGCCAGCTGTGGTATAGAAGATTTTTGTGCCTTGATAGAGCAATGGAAAGACTTTTTGAACATTTAA